A window of Candidatus Nitrospira allomarina genomic DNA:
CCAGAGCCAACATGTGACTCACCGCCGTCTGAATATTGGCTTGACGCTCCCCTTTCATGTGTAAACCGAAAGCCACATTCTCAAACACCGACAGATGCGGGAAGAGCGCATAGTGCTGAAACACCATATTTACCGGTCGCTTATGAGGAGGATCTAAGGTGACAACACGTTGCTGAATAACGATGTCCCCTTGATCGGGCCGGTCCAATCCGGCAATTAATCGAAGGATGGTGGATTTCCCCGACCCGCTCGGCCCCAATATAGAAAAGAACTCTCCGCTTTGGATAGACAATGACACATGATCCACCGCCCTCACGAGGCCATGAGTTTTGATAACCTTATCGAGTACGACGCTTTCATTCACGAGCCAGAGATCCCTTCCGGGAGGAATGGACAAATCGCCAGGGTGACGATTCTAGGAAGGGAGGAAAATGGAAGTCAATGCAGGGGCCAGCGGCCTTGCCATGCCAACTGCAACCTCTTGTAGGGGAGGGAGGAGCTAGAAAAATCTATGGCGACTGTCGGGATGGCTGGAGATCCGCTTTAGGCATTTGAGGGGGGGCATATGCATCAGTGAATGCCAAACCGCCATTTGAACTGTCGGATTTTGGTTATGGAGTGCCTTCCTTAAAGGCCCGAGCTCGAGGGGTTGGGAGAATTTTGATCGGCTCGTCCTCCCAAATTTCATCCGAGATATTCTCGCCCCTAATACACCCTTTTTCACCCCGGTCGCTGTGGAAGAGCTAAAGATTCAATCTGACGTTGCTCAAAAGCCACCACGGCATCAACCGAATCATAGATAGGCACGATCTTCGGAAAATTGACAAATGTTAACATTTCAAGAACTGCGGGCTTTGGATTGACCATACTGAGTCGAATGTGTTTCCGATTGAGGTGATGATAGGTGAGAAATAATTTGCCTAAGGCACGACTATTCAGGGTGGTCAAAGCTTCCATATTCAGAATGATGTGCTTGCCCTGTATTTCCTGCACTTGTAAGACAGCCGCCTCCAAAGCAGGTTCCGCAGACCCATCAAAGCATGTCCCGAATGTAATAACATGCATATCGTCAATGGGAGTCGATTGGGTAGGCATCGTAGACATCACGGTTTGATAATTTCCATTTCGGTTTGTCTCTGCTGCAACTTAAAGAAATTCAGTTCTCATTCCCAGAGGATCAGGCAACCGATCGGACTTCAGGCTTTTCCTGCATAATCGGAATAATGGTGGCTAAGCCTGCCAAATCCAAAAGTGCCCTAACAGAGGGCTTCGGATTGATCACCGTCAAGGCCATGCCTTTCTTTCGAAGCGAATGATAGAGCAACAATAGTCTTCCAATGCCTGCACTATCCATAGAGGATACTCGTGAAAAATCCATGACGACGTGATGGCAAGGTCGTCCCTCTCCCGCCGCCAACGCCGTTTCCACCGGGACCCGTCCAAATTTATCGAACCGACCAGAAAGCATCAAGATTCTCGTTCCGTTCTCCCACCGTGCTCGTACCAACATGAACCTGTCCCTCCTTATATTGTCCGTGACACATTTTGGTATTGAGTAGCCCCTTCTTTGCTATCCTTCAAACCAAATAATCAGCAACAGATATGCCACGCTCACATTTGAGATTATTCCGGCCTCCGCATTTTTCATATCAAAATTTCCTTCAAAAAACAGGTGTGTATGAAACAAGGCATGACACAAGACTCTCGACCTCCTACCAACCGCCAAGCAGACCTTACCCAATGGGTAAAAACGTTCTATGGGAAAACTAATGGACACTGCAGTTTCCTGCCCCCACCTGTAACACTACAGTGGAATAATGGGGTTACCCACCGACAAGAATGGCGACGACGGGCCTGGGTCAACGCGCTAATAGCTGGGAAGCCTGAGGGGAAGCCCAAAAAAGTGGCAATCTACTTCACCTCCTACAAACAGCCTGGAATGCATGATTTCAGATTCACTTCCCCTTCTCCAAATTCATCCGTTTTGGCCCTCTTCTCACACCTAAAATCTAATTTTTTTCTCCTTCTTTGGATGACCGAGAGAGGAGGGTATCCTGAATCTCGTCCTCGCCACCAAACTAGCTTTCCTGTGTGAATAAGATACGATCTGTATTAATTCCGATACTTCGGTCTGCATGGTTAGATCGAAACTTCCCTTTCGCAACCCTCCTTGTTTCTTTTAATAAAACAATTAGTTAGTAGCCTGAAGGCCGCCCAACTGGATACGCGGAAATTCGTGGCATTAAGGTTGCTATTTACAACAACCAAAAACAATAAGAAGAAAAATGGAGGAATAAGGAGGACATCATTATGGACTGGACAACATTATGGATGATCGAATCGGTTATAGCCTTTTTAGGAGTCTTCTCCCTTCACTGGTTCCGAGGATAGCAATACACATCTCTCAACTTAGAGGGGTGATCATCAAGACCGATTTTTGAGAAAGGATTTGTAAGCAATGCTGTCTCATGCACTCTCCTGGTGTCCAATAGAGGCGGTCAATTGGGGGAAGCTCTCCCCCACTTATCCTTTTCGATTCAATGGGCCAGGATATCTTTACTGCATGTGGTGTGCACATTTCATTCGTCTGGTTGCGGTCTCGAAAGAAGGGGCTAAGTGTTCTGACTGCCACCGTGACTTGGCTGTTGCCCTTAATTGATTCGGGGAGAACCTCAAGGTAGGATCTACAACCTCAACCGTTCTTTTTTGTCTCCAAGGAATCGAATTACAGGAATTTGGAAACATTTGATTGGAAAGGATTCAGTCAAATGGCTTTTTGATAAGAAAGAAAGCCCGCAAGGTGACTAGTTTATTAACGCTGATGCGAAAAAATGAAAAAATACATAACGGGTATACACCCGAAACAGAGACATGCAAATAATACAATCCGATCATTTTCGACCCAAGGTGAAGCGGCACTTTGTCCTGCTCAAAACCTCCCACAAACGTCACTCCCCCTGAAAATATTCATCTTCGGTGGCTATCACATCTTGCATCCATTGTGAAATTTTCCATGAGGATTCATGACAGACAAAACCCTGGACATTCGATACATACCCTATCTGAGGTAGCCCTGCGGCGACATATTTCCTCAAACAAAATCAGAGATTGCTTACCGTAAATTCTCGAGCTGCGGATTAGAGGATCAAAGCGCAGAGGATCAGGCCAATGCCTGAAGGAAAAAGCAAAGGCATTCTAACCGTAGATTTCCTGTCGGACCGCCTCGTACTCAGAGGCATAGACCGGAACGCAGTCAGGAAGGTGACAGCCTTCCAGTGCAGCTCGGACGTTAGGAGAAGGCCCCACAATACTGAGCCCAATGTGTTGGGGTTTTAGTTTATGGTACCAGAGGTACAGGAGCCCGAGACCCACCGAGTCAATCCCGGTGATGCCCATGAAATCCAGGATGATGTGTTGACATCTCATGTCTTTGGTACCGAGGATCAGGTCCCCGATACCAATGGTTGATTGTCGATCAAACCGTCCCGTAAATATGATGACGGTGGATTGGTGATTCAGTTTTTCGCAGACTTGGAGCATATAATCTACCTCTTAATTTGTGGAGCACCAAAATGGGAAGTTTTAATGCGTAGAGTTATATTCAATCTATTCCGGATGGGCCTAACAATTACTCGTTAAGACTAGAGGTAGGTACAGTGATCTTTTGGAACACCTACACACAAAGAAGGACCAACTCATGGAACTACAAAAAATGAAGGGGGATACGTGCTATTTCCAATCGTGGATAAATGAAAGGTCAAGGAGTTGGTAGGGGGGACAACCGGAACCAGGCTCAAGCACTCGAAAACTCTCACCACGCACAGGACTGGCGGCAAACAAGAGGTCAAGACTAAAAACGGTTTTATGATGGAGAAAATTGGCCGCGAGCGGATCAAGGGTCCAATGACTTTCAAGCCTAAACACTCTGATTTCGGACCACAAACTTTAACGCTGGATATTTAATTCATGCAGCGGAGAGCCATTTAAGACTGCTTGTCAGAATGCTAGCATTCCAGCATTCCGATTTCATGATTTCCCGCATACAGGCATCACCGATGGGTGACGGGCGGAGATCCATCATTTGACCCTCTTGCGCATATTCGGGCATGAGACGATGGCTGGTTTTACCCGGTTCAGCAGCTACAGCTACCGCGCGCCTGACCTTCAAGCTGTTGATTCAATTGGTGCCGGAGACCGGGGTCGAACCGGTACGAGCTTGTAAGCCCGAGGGATTTTAAGTCCCTTGCGTCTGCCTATTCCGCCACTCCGGCATCGCACAGATTGGCGACGAGACTGTACCACTCCTTAAAAACCGGTGCAAGATTTTCAGGCAGAAACATCGGTAGAGGATAACCTTATGCATCTCCTAGTCATTTCACTTTTTTCTTTTGGTTTGATGCCCGAC
This region includes:
- a CDS encoding STAS domain-containing protein, with amino-acid sequence MSTMPTQSTPIDDMHVITFGTCFDGSAEPALEAAVLQVQEIQGKHIILNMEALTTLNSRALGKLFLTYHHLNRKHIRLSMVNPKPAVLEMLTFVNFPKIVPIYDSVDAVVAFEQRQIESLALPQRPG
- a CDS encoding STAS domain-containing protein, with the translated sequence MLVRARWENGTRILMLSGRFDKFGRVPVETALAAGEGRPCHHVVMDFSRVSSMDSAGIGRLLLLYHSLRKKGMALTVINPKPSVRALLDLAGLATIIPIMQEKPEVRSVA
- a CDS encoding STAS domain-containing protein, which translates into the protein MLQVCEKLNHQSTVIIFTGRFDRQSTIGIGDLILGTKDMRCQHIILDFMGITGIDSVGLGLLYLWYHKLKPQHIGLSIVGPSPNVRAALEGCHLPDCVPVYASEYEAVRQEIYG